One window of the Aquila chrysaetos chrysaetos chromosome 8, bAquChr1.4, whole genome shotgun sequence genome contains the following:
- the EZR gene encoding ezrin isoform X1, whose protein sequence is MPKPINVRVVTMDAELEFAIQPNTTGKQLFDQVVKTIGLREVWYFGLQYVDNKGFQTWLKLDKKVSAQEIRKENPLQFKFRAKFFPEDVSEELIQDITQKLFFLQVKEGILSDEIYCPPETAVLLGSYAVQAKFGDYNKDVHKPGYLNSERLIPQRVMDQHKLSREQWEERIQVWHAEHSGMLKENAMLEYLKIAQDLEMYGINYFEIKNKKGTDLWLGVDALGLNIYEKDDKLTPKIGFPWSEIRNISFNDKKFVIKPIDKKAPDFVFYAPRLRINKRILQLCMGNHELYMRRRKPDTIEVQQMKAQAREEKQQKQMERQQLENEKKKRETIEREKEQMLREKEELLVRLQEYEVKTQKAEKELSDQIQRAIQLEEERRRAQEEAERLEADRLAALQAKEELERQTMDQIKSQEQLATELAEYTAKIALLEEARRRKESEVEEWQIRAKEAQEDLVKTKEELHLVMTAPPPPPPPVYEPVNYHVHDNLQDEGSEYSAYSAEFSSEGIRNDRNEEKRITEAEKNERVQRQLRALTDELAQARDENKRTHNDIIHSENMRQGRDKYKTLRQIRQGNTKQRIDEFEAM, encoded by the exons ATGCCGAAGCCG aTCAATGTTCGAGTTGTTACTATGGATGCAGAGCTGGAGTTTGCCATCCAGCCAAACACTACAGGCAAACAGCTGTTTGACCAG GTGGTTAAAACCATAGGTTTGCGAGAAGTGTGGTACTTTGGTCTTCAGTATGTGGACAACAAAGGATTCCAGACTTGGCTGAAGCTTGATAAAAAG GTTTCTGCTCaagaaatcagaaaggagaatCCCCTCCAGTTCAAATTCCGTGCCAAGTTCTTCCCAGAAGATGTGTCTGAAGAGCTGATCCAGGACATCACACAGAAGCTCTTCTTCCTGCAGGTGAAGGAAGGGATCCTCAGCGATGAGATCTACTGTCCTCCTGAAACAGCAGTACTTCTTGGCTCCTATGCTGTGCAGGCCAAATTTGGAGATTACAACAAAGATGTGCACAAGCCTGGATACCTCAATTCAGAACGTCTGATCCCCCAAAG GGTGATGGACCAGCATAAACTCTCCAGAGAGCAATGGGAAGAACGGATCCAGGTGTGGCATGCTGAACACAGTGGCATGCTCAA AGAGAACGCTATGCTGGAATACCTGAAGATTGCTCAAGACCTGGAGATGTATGGAATCAACTACTTTGAAATCAAGAATAAGAAAGGAACTGACCTTTGGCTGGGGGTTGATGCCTTGGGGCTCAACATCTATGAAAAGGATGATAA ACTGACTCCAAAGATTGGGTTCCCCTGGAGCGAAATCAGAAACATCTCTTTCAATGACAAGAAGTTTGTTATAAAGCCTATTGACAAGAAGGCACCA GACTTTGTGTTTTACGCCCCTCGTCTGAGAATTAACAAGAGGatcctgcagctctgcatggGCAACCATGAACTGTATATGCGGCGCAGGAAGCCCGACACCATTGAGGTGCAACAGATGAAAGCCCAGGCCCGGGAGGagaagcaacagaaacaaatggaaag GCAACAACTAGAAAATgagaagaagaagagggagacaattgagagggagaaagagcaaatgttgagggagaaggaggagctgctggtgaGGCTACAAGAGTATGAGGTGAAGactcagaaagcagagaaag AGCTCTCAGATCAGATCCAAAGAGCCAttcagctggaggaggaaaggaggcgAGCCCAGGAGGAAGCAGAACGCTTGGAAGCTGATCGtttggctgctctgcaggcCAAGGAAGAGCTGGAGAGACAAACTATGGACCAGATAAAGAGCCAGGAACAGCTG GCTACAGAGCTTGCCGAGTATACAGCCAAGATTGCACTTCTTGAAGAGGCGAGGAGGCGTAAAGAGAGCGAGGTTGAAGAGTGGCAAATCAGA GCCAAGGAAGCCCAGGAGGATCTGGTAAAGACAAAAGAGGAGCTACACCTGGTAATGACTGCTCCGCCTCCACCCCCACCACCTGTCTATGAGCCAGTGAACTACCATGTCCATGATAACTTGCAAGATGAAGGATCTGAGTACTCTGCCTACAGCGCAGAGTTCTCCAGCGAGGGGATCAGGAATGACCGCAACGAGGAGAAACGCATTactgaagcagagaagaatGAACGTGTACAGAGGCAACTGAGG GCACTGACAGATGAGCTGGCCCAGGCTAGAGATGAAAATAAGAGGACCCACAATGATATTATCCACTCAGAGAACATGCGACAAGGACGTGACAAGTACAAGACGCTGCGGCAGATCCGGCAAGGCAACACCAAGCAGAGAATTGATGAGTTTGAGGCAATGTAA
- the EZR gene encoding ezrin isoform X2: MQSWSLPSSQTLQANSCLTRVMDQHKLSREQWEERIQVWHAEHSGMLKENAMLEYLKIAQDLEMYGINYFEIKNKKGTDLWLGVDALGLNIYEKDDKLTPKIGFPWSEIRNISFNDKKFVIKPIDKKAPDFVFYAPRLRINKRILQLCMGNHELYMRRRKPDTIEVQQMKAQAREEKQQKQMERQQLENEKKKRETIEREKEQMLREKEELLVRLQEYEVKTQKAEKELSDQIQRAIQLEEERRRAQEEAERLEADRLAALQAKEELERQTMDQIKSQEQLATELAEYTAKIALLEEARRRKESEVEEWQIRAKEAQEDLVKTKEELHLVMTAPPPPPPPVYEPVNYHVHDNLQDEGSEYSAYSAEFSSEGIRNDRNEEKRITEAEKNERVQRQLRALTDELAQARDENKRTHNDIIHSENMRQGRDKYKTLRQIRQGNTKQRIDEFEAM, encoded by the exons ATGCAGAGCTGGAGTTTGCCATCCAGCCAAACACTACAGGCAAACAGCTGTTTGACCAG GGTGATGGACCAGCATAAACTCTCCAGAGAGCAATGGGAAGAACGGATCCAGGTGTGGCATGCTGAACACAGTGGCATGCTCAA AGAGAACGCTATGCTGGAATACCTGAAGATTGCTCAAGACCTGGAGATGTATGGAATCAACTACTTTGAAATCAAGAATAAGAAAGGAACTGACCTTTGGCTGGGGGTTGATGCCTTGGGGCTCAACATCTATGAAAAGGATGATAA ACTGACTCCAAAGATTGGGTTCCCCTGGAGCGAAATCAGAAACATCTCTTTCAATGACAAGAAGTTTGTTATAAAGCCTATTGACAAGAAGGCACCA GACTTTGTGTTTTACGCCCCTCGTCTGAGAATTAACAAGAGGatcctgcagctctgcatggGCAACCATGAACTGTATATGCGGCGCAGGAAGCCCGACACCATTGAGGTGCAACAGATGAAAGCCCAGGCCCGGGAGGagaagcaacagaaacaaatggaaag GCAACAACTAGAAAATgagaagaagaagagggagacaattgagagggagaaagagcaaatgttgagggagaaggaggagctgctggtgaGGCTACAAGAGTATGAGGTGAAGactcagaaagcagagaaag AGCTCTCAGATCAGATCCAAAGAGCCAttcagctggaggaggaaaggaggcgAGCCCAGGAGGAAGCAGAACGCTTGGAAGCTGATCGtttggctgctctgcaggcCAAGGAAGAGCTGGAGAGACAAACTATGGACCAGATAAAGAGCCAGGAACAGCTG GCTACAGAGCTTGCCGAGTATACAGCCAAGATTGCACTTCTTGAAGAGGCGAGGAGGCGTAAAGAGAGCGAGGTTGAAGAGTGGCAAATCAGA GCCAAGGAAGCCCAGGAGGATCTGGTAAAGACAAAAGAGGAGCTACACCTGGTAATGACTGCTCCGCCTCCACCCCCACCACCTGTCTATGAGCCAGTGAACTACCATGTCCATGATAACTTGCAAGATGAAGGATCTGAGTACTCTGCCTACAGCGCAGAGTTCTCCAGCGAGGGGATCAGGAATGACCGCAACGAGGAGAAACGCATTactgaagcagagaagaatGAACGTGTACAGAGGCAACTGAGG GCACTGACAGATGAGCTGGCCCAGGCTAGAGATGAAAATAAGAGGACCCACAATGATATTATCCACTCAGAGAACATGCGACAAGGACGTGACAAGTACAAGACGCTGCGGCAGATCCGGCAAGGCAACACCAAGCAGAGAATTGATGAGTTTGAGGCAATGTAA